A section of the Trichomycterus rosablanca isolate fTriRos1 chromosome 6, fTriRos1.hap1, whole genome shotgun sequence genome encodes:
- the LOC134317096 gene encoding 3-mercaptopyruvate sulfurtransferase-like — protein sequence MSLHSRALVTTKWLFDALKARPNNLRVLDASWYLPKLRRNSASDFRKGHIPGAVYLDLIRCCDQTSPLDHMLPSAEDFSEYASRLGIPNSAHVVVYDGSEQGVFSAPRVWWMFRVFGHRDVSVLDGGLNGWVRDGYPVTEERDKPEPTEYQAAFNRTWVKTYEEILDNIETKEFQVVDARPAGRFRGTEPEPRDNTEPGHIPGSINIPFTTLLAPSGQFLPLDELRTRFQQAGVDLRRPLCVTCGAAVTACHIALAAHVCGQPNVSIYDGGWSEFYTRAAPEQVISEGRGKRRQYTAR from the exons ATGTCTCTGCATAGTAGAGCGCTGGTCACGACCAAGTGGCTCTTCGATGCCCTTAAAGCGCGCCCGAATAACCTACGGGTCCTGGATGCGTCCTGGTACTTACCCAAACTGAGGCGCAACTCTGCCAGTGACTTTAGGAAGGGGCACATTCCGGGAGCGGTGTATTTAGACCTGATCCGGTGCTGTGATCAGACCTCCCCGCTGGATCACATGCTCCCCTCGGCTGAAGATTTCTCCGAGTACGCGTCGCGTCTCGGGATTCCCAACAGCGCGCATGTGGTGGTGTATGACGGGAGCGAGCAAGGAGTGTTCTCTGCGCCGCGGGTCTGGTGGATGTTTCGGGTGTTCGGGCACCGAGACGTGTCCGTGCTGGACGGGGGGCTAAATGGCTGGGTGCGGGATGGCTACCCAGTGACCGAGGAGCGCGATAAACCGGAGCCCACCGAGTACCAAGCCGCCTTCAACCGAACCTGGGTGAAAACATACGAGGAGATTTTGGATAATATAGAGACCAAAGAGTTTCAGGTGGTGGATGCGCGACCTGCCGGGAGGTTCAGAGGAACCGAACCCGAACCGAGAGACA ACACTGAACCTGGCCACATCCCTGGTTCCATCAACATACCTTTCACAACTTTGCTGGCCCCCTCGGGTCAGTTTCTTCCTCTGGATGAACTAAGGACACGGTTTCAGCAGGCTGGCGTGGACCTGCGACGTCCACTGTGTGTAACATGTGGTGCAGCCGTGACAGCGTGCCACATCGCCCTGGCGGCTCACGTATGCGGCCAGCCCAACGTCAGCATCTATGACGGAGGCTGGTCTGAGTTTTACACTCGGGCTGCACCTGAACAGGTCATTTCAGAGGGACGAGGGAAACGCCGGCAATATACAGCAAGATGA